One genomic region from Acaryochloris thomasi RCC1774 encodes:
- the dnaK gene encoding molecular chaperone DnaK, with amino-acid sequence MGKVIGIDLGTTNSCVAVLEGGKPVVIPNTEGGRTTPSIVGFGKSGDRLVGQLAKRQAVTNAENTIFSIKRFIGRRWQETENERSRVSYSCVVGRDDTVNVQIRGKSYTSQEVSAMVLQKLKQDAESYLGETVTQAVITVPAYFSDAQRQATKDAGTIAGLEVLRIINEPTAASLSYGLDKQDQDEKVLVFDLGGGTFDVSILQLGDGVFEVKATAGNNHLGGDDFDEAILRWMLEHFQSVENLDLSNDKMALQRLREASEKAKIELSSTVTTSINLPFITADESGPKHLEMDLTRAKFEELVGELVTETLTPVKQALEDGGLNPENIDRIVLVGGSTRIPAVQEAIQEYFGGKAPDRSVNPDESVALGAAIQAGVLGGEVKDLLLLDVSPLSMGIETLGGVFTKIIDRNTTLPTSRSQCFSTATDGQTCVEIQVYQGERAMVKDNRCLGNFELTGIPAAPRGVPQIEVTFDIDANGILNVSAQDRGTGREQSIRISNTGGLSSLEVERMRQEAQVYADQDQAHREIAQYKNQLDSLLYSYTSTLAENGNLISADLRQRADQTVAQARAASAYPEITITVLKQHIDDLNRVLLDVGAAVYQFAGQPSVGDSAAPSAPVEASPPPEEVFASAEAAPRETMNDDATIIGDFDDTVITDYEAVD; translated from the coding sequence ATGGGCAAGGTCATAGGAATTGATCTAGGAACAACAAACAGTTGTGTTGCTGTTTTAGAAGGGGGAAAGCCTGTGGTGATTCCCAACACTGAGGGCGGCCGTACAACCCCTAGTATCGTCGGCTTCGGCAAGTCAGGAGATCGCCTGGTAGGGCAATTGGCGAAGCGTCAGGCTGTCACCAACGCTGAGAATACGATTTTCAGTATTAAGCGGTTTATCGGTCGGCGCTGGCAAGAGACCGAGAATGAACGCTCTAGAGTGTCATATTCCTGCGTTGTCGGGCGCGACGACACCGTTAACGTGCAGATTCGGGGTAAAAGCTACACTTCTCAAGAAGTGTCAGCCATGGTTCTGCAAAAGTTAAAACAGGACGCCGAGAGCTACCTGGGCGAAACCGTGACCCAGGCAGTCATTACCGTCCCTGCCTACTTTAGCGATGCTCAGCGTCAGGCAACGAAGGATGCCGGCACGATTGCGGGATTAGAAGTACTCCGCATCATTAATGAACCCACGGCAGCCTCTCTTTCCTATGGCCTAGATAAGCAAGACCAGGACGAAAAAGTACTGGTGTTTGACTTAGGCGGCGGCACCTTTGATGTCTCCATTCTGCAGCTTGGAGATGGGGTCTTTGAGGTGAAGGCCACCGCCGGCAATAATCACCTGGGGGGTGACGACTTTGATGAAGCCATCCTGCGCTGGATGCTTGAACATTTCCAATCGGTCGAGAATCTAGACCTCTCTAATGACAAGATGGCGCTTCAGCGTCTTCGGGAAGCATCAGAGAAGGCCAAGATTGAGCTTTCTAGCACCGTTACAACCTCCATTAATCTGCCCTTTATTACTGCAGATGAGTCGGGTCCGAAGCATTTAGAGATGGACCTAACCCGCGCAAAATTTGAGGAGCTTGTGGGTGAACTGGTAACCGAAACGCTCACGCCAGTCAAGCAGGCACTTGAAGATGGCGGCTTAAATCCTGAAAATATTGATCGCATTGTTTTAGTGGGGGGATCGACACGCATACCTGCGGTACAGGAAGCGATTCAAGAGTACTTTGGAGGGAAAGCGCCCGATCGGTCGGTTAATCCCGATGAATCTGTGGCTTTGGGGGCCGCGATTCAAGCAGGTGTTCTGGGCGGAGAAGTTAAAGATCTGCTGTTGCTAGATGTCTCACCCCTGTCCATGGGAATTGAGACCCTGGGCGGCGTCTTCACGAAGATCATTGATCGCAATACGACGTTGCCCACTAGCCGTTCTCAATGTTTTTCAACCGCAACCGATGGTCAAACCTGCGTTGAGATTCAGGTTTATCAAGGTGAGCGGGCAATGGTCAAAGACAATCGCTGTCTCGGGAACTTTGAATTAACCGGTATTCCTGCTGCACCACGCGGAGTGCCTCAAATTGAGGTGACATTTGATATTGATGCTAACGGTATTCTAAATGTCTCTGCACAAGATCGCGGGACAGGCCGGGAGCAAAGTATTCGCATTTCCAATACGGGTGGCCTCAGCAGCCTAGAGGTTGAGCGGATGCGGCAAGAAGCTCAGGTTTACGCCGACCAAGACCAGGCACATCGTGAGATTGCTCAATACAAAAATCAGTTGGATAGCTTATTGTATAGCTATACCTCAACGCTCGCGGAAAATGGCAATTTGATTAGTGCTGACTTAAGGCAACGCGCTGATCAAACTGTGGCTCAAGCACGAGCGGCAAGTGCCTATCCTGAAATCACGATCACTGTTCTCAAGCAGCACATTGATGATCTCAATCGCGTTCTTCTGGATGTCGGGGCGGCTGTTTATCAGTTCGCAGGGCAGCCTTCTGTTGGTGACTCTGCTGCACCGAGTGCGCCCGTTGAAGCAAGCCCACCTCCAGAAGAAGTTTTTGCTTCGGCAGAAGCTGCTCCTAGAGAGACGATGAATGATGATGCTACGATCATTGGTGATTTTGACGACACGGTAATTACAGACTATGAAGCTGTCGATTAA
- the grpE gene encoding nucleotide exchange factor GrpE, whose protein sequence is MSGDEQQNEYQGDMQPEVDNPVSSDAQQPQDLEMGDDAAVEVPIVEDIPAEIPAVDATETAETTADGSAAPSQESTEETTDALQQKLEGVTGQYMRIAADFDNFRKRTEREKSDLEQRVKRETISELLPVIDSFERAKSHINPQTEEEINIQKSYQGVYKQLVDCLKRIGVAPMRAQGKEFDPNLHEAIMREPTDQFTEGEVMEELVNGYMIGDLVLRHAMVKVAAPAEPMLTSEENSPETLDSQAVE, encoded by the coding sequence ATGAGTGGTGACGAGCAGCAGAATGAATATCAGGGCGATATGCAGCCAGAAGTAGACAACCCAGTCTCTAGCGATGCGCAGCAGCCCCAGGACCTTGAAATGGGCGATGATGCCGCCGTAGAGGTGCCCATTGTTGAAGATATCCCGGCAGAGATACCTGCTGTTGACGCCACTGAGACAGCGGAGACGACAGCAGATGGCAGCGCTGCCCCCTCCCAGGAGAGCACCGAAGAAACAACAGATGCCCTGCAGCAGAAATTGGAGGGCGTCACCGGTCAATATATGCGAATTGCGGCGGACTTCGATAATTTTCGCAAGCGAACAGAGCGAGAGAAATCGGATCTAGAGCAGCGGGTCAAGCGAGAGACCATCAGTGAGCTGTTGCCGGTTATTGATAGCTTTGAGCGCGCCAAATCCCACATCAATCCTCAAACTGAAGAAGAAATAAATATTCAAAAGAGCTATCAGGGCGTTTATAAGCAGCTTGTCGATTGTCTGAAGCGAATCGGGGTTGCTCCCATGCGTGCGCAGGGTAAAGAATTTGACCCTAATCTACACGAAGCGATTATGCGGGAGCCCACAGATCAGTTCACAGAAGGTGAAGTGATGGAAGAACTCGTCAATGGGTACATGATCGGCGATCTTGTGCTGCGTCACGCCATGGTCAAAGTTGCTGCACCTGCAGAGCCCATGCTAACCTCTGAAGAAAATTCACCCGAGACTCTTGACAGTCAAGCCGTTGAATAG
- a CDS encoding GspE/PulE family protein codes for MVNSPSQRRALITRQNFSPFGNKLIAKGYIDQDQLREATVESRQSGRSLVEVLQGMTGQALPPELLRQFKRQQLFELKILYGIDSLDPEINQIPTDQVGELIDTLIPLELCRRCQLVPLMLNRESTPPALLVAMVDPDNLRALDDLGRILRPQGINLQRMVVAVEDYQQLIAKYLDKQVEQQGQAQQALEFDLEDDLEAIMGLEEVADELEADLGDAVQDAGTAPIIALVNKILAKALQEGVSDIHIEPQEESLRVRFRKDGVLMQAFDHLPRKIIPAVISRFKIIAELDIAERRLPQDGRIRRLFQGRKIDFRVSTLPSRYGEKVVLRILDNSSTQLGLDKLISDPESLDIVRDMVSRPFGLILVTGPTGSGKTTTLYSALAECNDPGVNISTAEDPIEYTLPGLTQVQVIREKGMDFASILRAFLRQDPDVILVGETRDKETAKTAIEAALTGHLVLTTLHTNDAASAIARLAEMDVEPFMVSASLIGVVAQRLVRRVCSDCKIPYQPSSLELSRFGLSATQGAEITFYRANTLSADEIQAAEATNQTVCQTCKGIGYKGRCGVYEVMQVTETLQAMITEGAPTERIKEVAVEEGMITLLSYSLNLVKGGETTLEEVERVTFTDSGLEAELKAKRKTSLTCRVCTAALRPEWLDCPFCTTPRFEEVPDEASSDL; via the coding sequence ATGGTCAACTCACCTTCCCAACGTAGAGCCCTCATTACCCGGCAGAATTTTTCGCCCTTTGGGAACAAGTTGATTGCCAAGGGCTATATCGATCAGGATCAGCTCCGCGAGGCCACCGTCGAAAGCCGTCAGTCAGGCCGATCTCTGGTCGAAGTTTTACAGGGTATGACAGGTCAAGCCCTGCCCCCTGAACTACTCCGTCAGTTCAAGCGCCAGCAGCTCTTTGAACTTAAGATTCTCTATGGTATTGACTCTCTCGATCCAGAGATCAACCAGATTCCAACCGATCAGGTTGGCGAACTAATTGACACGCTGATTCCCCTTGAGCTTTGCCGCCGCTGCCAGCTGGTGCCGCTGATGCTGAACCGGGAATCAACGCCACCCGCACTGCTGGTGGCCATGGTGGATCCCGATAACTTAAGAGCTTTAGACGACCTAGGGCGTATTCTACGTCCCCAGGGCATTAACCTTCAGCGGATGGTGGTTGCGGTTGAAGACTACCAGCAACTGATTGCCAAGTATCTGGATAAACAGGTAGAGCAGCAGGGCCAAGCTCAGCAGGCTCTTGAGTTTGATCTAGAAGACGATCTCGAAGCCATCATGGGGCTTGAGGAGGTTGCCGATGAGTTAGAAGCTGACCTTGGAGATGCGGTACAGGATGCAGGGACCGCGCCCATCATTGCCTTGGTGAATAAGATTTTAGCCAAAGCTCTACAAGAGGGCGTATCTGATATTCACATTGAGCCGCAAGAAGAGAGCCTCAGGGTTCGCTTTCGGAAAGATGGCGTTCTCATGCAGGCCTTTGACCACCTGCCCCGCAAAATTATTCCAGCCGTCATTTCTCGCTTTAAAATTATTGCCGAGCTAGATATCGCCGAACGACGCTTGCCGCAGGATGGTCGGATTCGACGCCTATTTCAGGGTCGCAAAATTGACTTCCGGGTTAGTACGCTACCGAGCCGATATGGTGAGAAGGTGGTGCTGCGAATTCTGGACAACTCCTCGACACAGTTGGGACTCGATAAGCTGATCTCAGATCCTGAGAGCCTCGACATTGTTCGGGATATGGTCAGTCGTCCCTTCGGACTCATCTTAGTAACCGGGCCAACCGGTTCAGGTAAAACAACAACGCTTTACTCTGCACTCGCTGAGTGTAACGACCCCGGCGTCAATATCAGCACGGCGGAAGACCCGATTGAATATACGCTCCCTGGTCTGACTCAGGTACAGGTTATCCGAGAAAAGGGTATGGATTTCGCCTCTATTTTGCGGGCTTTCCTCAGACAGGATCCAGATGTGATTCTGGTGGGTGAGACTCGGGACAAAGAAACGGCGAAAACGGCTATTGAGGCCGCTCTCACAGGTCACTTAGTTTTGACCACCCTACACACCAATGATGCAGCCAGTGCGATCGCGCGTCTTGCAGAAATGGATGTTGAACCCTTTATGGTCTCGGCTTCGCTGATTGGCGTCGTCGCCCAGCGACTGGTCCGCCGGGTTTGTTCCGACTGCAAGATTCCTTATCAGCCCAGTTCGCTGGAGCTGTCCCGCTTTGGACTCTCTGCCACCCAGGGCGCAGAAATCACTTTCTATCGTGCTAATACGCTATCAGCAGATGAGATTCAGGCTGCAGAAGCAACAAATCAGACCGTGTGCCAAACCTGTAAAGGCATCGGCTACAAAGGGCGATGTGGTGTTTACGAAGTGATGCAGGTGACCGAGACCCTTCAGGCCATGATTACCGAAGGGGCACCTACCGAACGCATCAAAGAAGTTGCGGTGGAAGAAGGGATGATTACCCTGCTGTCCTACAGTCTCAATCTTGTCAAAGGTGGTGAAACCACTCTGGAAGAGGTTGAGCGGGTTACCTTCACCGATAGCGGCTTGGAGGCCGAGCTGAAAGCCAAGCGCAAAACCTCACTTACCTGTCGGGTCTGCACCGCAGCTCTCAGACCGGAATGGCTGGACTGTCCTTTCTGTACGACCCCTCGGTTTGAAGAAGTGCCCGACGAGGCATCATCTGATTTGTAA
- a CDS encoding type IV pilus twitching motility protein PilT has protein sequence MDYMIEDLMEEVVERGGSDLHLSAGLPPYMRVNGKLAPAEYEPLTAEMCQRLIFSMLNNTQRKQLEQTWELDCSYGVRGLARFRVNVYKDRGTYAAALRALSSKIPTIETLGLPNIVREMSEKPRGLVLVTGPTGSGKSTTLASMINNINLTRAEHILTVEDPIEFVYEPLKSMIHQRQVGEDTKSFANALRAALREDPDVILVGEMRDLETIQLAISAAETGHLVFGTLHTSSAAQTVDRMVDVFPPEQQMQVRVQLSNSLVSVFSQTLVPRKNVKPGEFGRVMAQEIMAVTPAIANLIREGKTSQIYSAIQTGGKLGMVTLEKVLADLYKAGTISFEAAMSKTSRADELQRLIGSAQVGGQMNGAAAGQRRR, from the coding sequence ATGGACTATATGATTGAAGACCTAATGGAAGAGGTTGTCGAGCGAGGCGGCTCTGACCTACACCTATCGGCGGGTTTGCCCCCCTACATGCGCGTCAACGGTAAGCTCGCGCCTGCCGAGTACGAGCCACTGACGGCAGAAATGTGCCAACGGCTGATCTTCAGCATGCTCAATAATACTCAGCGAAAGCAGCTTGAGCAAACCTGGGAACTAGACTGCTCCTACGGTGTTAGAGGTCTAGCTCGCTTCCGGGTTAACGTCTACAAAGACCGAGGTACCTATGCGGCCGCACTGAGAGCCTTGAGTTCGAAAATTCCCACCATTGAGACCCTGGGCCTGCCTAACATTGTGCGGGAGATGTCTGAGAAGCCACGTGGATTGGTACTTGTAACCGGTCCCACCGGCTCAGGAAAGTCAACGACGCTAGCGTCAATGATCAACAACATTAATTTGACGCGGGCTGAGCATATTTTGACGGTGGAAGACCCGATTGAATTTGTCTATGAACCGCTCAAAAGCATGATTCACCAGCGTCAAGTGGGTGAAGATACTAAAAGTTTTGCCAATGCACTGCGGGCCGCGCTCCGGGAAGATCCCGATGTCATTCTAGTGGGTGAGATGCGGGACTTAGAAACGATTCAGCTTGCCATCTCAGCGGCGGAAACGGGGCACCTGGTCTTCGGTACCTTGCACACCAGCTCAGCAGCCCAGACCGTTGACCGCATGGTCGATGTGTTCCCGCCAGAGCAGCAAATGCAGGTTCGGGTGCAGCTCTCTAACTCTCTAGTCTCTGTCTTTAGTCAGACTTTGGTCCCCCGCAAAAATGTCAAACCAGGTGAATTTGGTCGCGTGATGGCTCAGGAAATTATGGCCGTGACACCTGCGATCGCAAACCTGATTCGAGAAGGCAAAACCTCTCAGATTTATTCTGCCATTCAAACCGGCGGCAAGCTCGGGATGGTGACTTTGGAGAAAGTGCTAGCTGACCTTTATAAAGCGGGTACTATCTCTTTTGAGGCTGCTATGTCTAAGACGTCTCGCGCAGATGAGCTGCAGCGTCTGATTGGTTCGGCTCAGGTGGGCGGTCAGATGAATGGTGCTGCTGCAGGCCAACGCCGTCGATAG
- a CDS encoding type II secretion system F family protein, producing MPTYVVRARSPQGKASKQKINANSPKEARANLQQQGLYILDVKEAEGFSLNGDLDLSFLNNITVKDKALFSRQFAALVNAGVALVRGLGVMSEQCKNPKLKKALLDVNADVQQGVSLSDAMRSHPEAFDELYVAMIQAGEMGGVLDEVLNRLSKLLEDSARLNNQIKSALAYPVVVTLIAVAIFFGMVIFLIPIFDGIFKQLGGELPAFTQLLVNLSEFLRNPAYLVPTIVVIIGIVFGMRQYYKTRAGRETIDRISLKVPLFGDLIQKTAVARFCRTFGSLSRSGVPILSALEIVRDTAGNQIIANAVDEARREIQGGGMLSLALQKEKVFPVLATQMINVGEETGELDKMLMKVADFYEDEVEQAVKAMTSVIEPLMIVVLGGMVGSILVAMYLPMFKVFDLVG from the coding sequence ATGCCCACCTATGTTGTGCGTGCGCGCAGTCCCCAAGGGAAAGCGAGTAAGCAGAAAATAAATGCCAACTCTCCCAAAGAAGCCCGCGCGAACCTACAGCAGCAGGGGCTTTACATCCTTGATGTTAAAGAGGCAGAAGGCTTTAGCCTCAATGGCGATCTTGATCTCAGCTTCCTCAACAACATTACGGTCAAAGATAAGGCGCTGTTCTCTCGTCAGTTTGCGGCCCTTGTTAATGCTGGTGTTGCCCTGGTCCGTGGCTTGGGCGTCATGTCTGAGCAGTGCAAAAATCCTAAGCTTAAGAAGGCGCTGCTCGACGTCAACGCCGATGTACAGCAGGGTGTGAGTCTTTCGGATGCGATGCGATCGCATCCTGAAGCCTTCGACGAACTTTACGTCGCCATGATTCAAGCGGGCGAGATGGGGGGAGTCCTAGATGAAGTTCTTAACCGCCTATCGAAGCTGCTTGAAGATTCAGCTCGACTCAACAACCAGATTAAATCGGCCCTCGCCTATCCCGTTGTGGTGACACTGATTGCCGTTGCCATCTTCTTTGGTATGGTGATCTTCCTGATCCCTATTTTTGACGGTATTTTCAAACAGCTCGGAGGCGAACTACCGGCCTTCACCCAGCTACTGGTCAACCTCAGTGAATTTCTCCGTAATCCTGCCTACCTTGTTCCTACTATTGTGGTCATCATTGGGATTGTATTTGGGATGCGTCAGTACTACAAAACTCGCGCAGGACGAGAAACCATTGACCGGATTTCTCTCAAGGTTCCCCTCTTCGGTGACCTGATTCAGAAAACAGCCGTTGCGCGCTTCTGCCGCACCTTCGGTTCTCTCTCTCGCTCCGGCGTCCCGATACTGTCAGCGCTAGAAATTGTCCGCGATACCGCAGGCAACCAGATTATTGCCAACGCCGTTGACGAAGCCCGCCGTGAAATCCAAGGGGGCGGCATGCTTAGCCTCGCCCTCCAGAAAGAAAAGGTCTTTCCGGTGCTGGCCACGCAGATGATCAATGTCGGTGAAGAAACGGGTGAACTCGACAAAATGCTGATGAAGGTGGCTGACTTCTATGAGGATGAAGTTGAGCAAGCTGTTAAGGCCATGACCAGCGTTATCGAACCCTTGATGATTGTTGTTCTGGGTGGCATGGTCGGTTCTATTCTCGTCGCCATGTACTTACCCATGTTTAAGGTCTTCGATTTGGTGGGATAG
- a CDS encoding J domain-containing protein, whose protein sequence is MNQKHSSGNSSPAALTYYKLLGLSPTASEDDVRRAYRQKSKLYHPDTTELPLEKAAEQFQKLKEAYTTLSNAEARRHYDRQFRPPVPRRTAAPVSQSVHLNAQQRPLSPGEVFALFLLGITFLVCLVLALVVGTAQSESWRAAQRSPEWAQPVIVWFQQQTTASAPNLSEEAARLPLE, encoded by the coding sequence GTGAACCAAAAGCACTCTTCCGGCAATTCTAGCCCTGCTGCCTTGACTTACTACAAACTACTGGGCCTAAGCCCCACCGCCTCCGAGGACGATGTTCGGCGTGCCTATCGCCAGAAAAGCAAGCTGTATCATCCTGATACCACGGAGCTGCCGCTAGAGAAGGCCGCAGAACAGTTTCAAAAGCTGAAGGAAGCTTATACAACCCTCAGCAATGCTGAAGCTCGTCGCCACTACGATCGTCAGTTTCGTCCGCCCGTCCCGCGCCGGACGGCCGCTCCTGTTTCGCAGTCGGTCCATCTAAATGCTCAGCAGCGTCCGCTGTCGCCAGGTGAAGTCTTTGCCCTCTTCTTATTAGGCATTACATTCCTGGTCTGTCTGGTGCTCGCGCTAGTGGTGGGGACCGCTCAAAGTGAGAGCTGGAGGGCGGCACAGCGGTCTCCAGAATGGGCACAGCCGGTGATCGTTTGGTTCCAGCAGCAGACGACGGCCTCCGCCCCCAACTTATCTGAGGAAGCAGCCCGTCTCCCTCTAGAATAA
- a CDS encoding DUF3143 domain-containing protein, protein MPQTSLPEADTPLYSHPLPQIEQWLRDQGCTQDSEELDLWHLQHPQWRAELRLDVEELSVAYTGVEDGEQTVRRTFKYSFSRRDIEDAVFAGP, encoded by the coding sequence ATGCCCCAGACTTCCCTTCCCGAAGCGGATACTCCGCTTTACAGCCATCCACTCCCCCAAATTGAGCAGTGGCTTAGAGATCAAGGCTGTACACAAGACTCAGAAGAGCTGGATCTTTGGCATTTGCAACATCCCCAATGGCGCGCCGAGCTAAGGCTAGATGTTGAAGAATTGTCTGTTGCCTATACGGGTGTTGAAGACGGCGAGCAGACGGTTCGTCGTACCTTCAAATATTCCTTCAGCCGCCGTGATATTGAAGATGCGGTGTTTGCCGGTCCCTAG
- the uppS gene encoding polyprenyl diphosphate synthase, with protein MISKPILQDLPIDLDVQRLPRHIAVIMDGNGRWANQRGLPRIMGHRRGVDTLKSLLRCCKDWGIESLTAYAFSTENWGRPLEEVDFLMTLFERVLRRELDEMMTEGVQIRFVGDLKALPPSLQSEIQRAVDATQANKGIQFVVATNYGGRWEILQACRQIATQVQQGKLAVEEIDESLFASHLYTAGICDPDLLIRTSGEMRVSNFLLWQVAYAELYVTDTLWPDFDRAELHQALQNYQQRHRRFGRI; from the coding sequence ATGATTTCGAAACCCATCCTACAGGATTTACCCATTGACCTCGATGTCCAGAGGCTGCCTCGGCACATTGCCGTGATCATGGATGGAAACGGGCGATGGGCGAACCAGCGGGGACTTCCTCGAATCATGGGTCACCGTCGCGGTGTCGATACGCTCAAGTCTTTACTGCGCTGCTGCAAAGACTGGGGTATTGAATCTCTTACAGCCTATGCCTTTTCCACTGAGAACTGGGGACGCCCCTTAGAGGAAGTTGATTTTTTAATGACTCTGTTCGAGCGAGTTCTGCGGCGCGAACTCGACGAAATGATGACCGAAGGCGTGCAGATTCGCTTCGTTGGCGATCTCAAGGCACTGCCCCCGTCACTCCAATCTGAAATCCAGCGAGCTGTTGACGCCACCCAGGCTAACAAAGGCATTCAGTTTGTTGTTGCCACCAACTATGGCGGGCGCTGGGAGATTTTACAGGCCTGTCGCCAGATTGCGACTCAGGTGCAGCAAGGCAAATTAGCCGTCGAAGAAATTGATGAATCTCTGTTTGCGTCCCATCTCTATACCGCCGGTATCTGTGACCCCGATCTGTTGATTCGTACCAGCGGCGAGATGCGGGTCAGCAACTTTTTGCTGTGGCAGGTGGCCTACGCTGAACTGTATGTCACCGATACTCTGTGGCCCGACTTTGACCGTGCCGAGCTGCATCAGGCACTACAAAATTATCAGCAGCGGCATCGACGCTTCGGTCGTATTTAA